Proteins found in one Brevibacillus brevis genomic segment:
- a CDS encoding NuoB/complex I 20 kDa subunit family protein: MELDLTSIAPELQEELNRNVMFTTLETVKGWVRSNSLWPLTFGLACCAIEMMGTGGARYDLDRFGVIFRASPRQSDVMIVAGTVTKKMAPLLRRLYDQMPEPKWVIAMGSCATAGGPYVRSYSVVKGVDQIVPVDVYIPGCPPNPAALIYGINKLQEKIRYEAKTGKQVTNL; this comes from the coding sequence CTGAATTGCAAGAGGAATTGAATCGCAACGTCATGTTCACGACATTGGAAACAGTGAAGGGATGGGTTCGCAGCAACTCGTTGTGGCCATTAACTTTTGGCTTGGCCTGTTGCGCAATCGAGATGATGGGAACGGGTGGGGCGCGTTATGACCTCGACCGGTTTGGTGTTATTTTTCGAGCATCCCCAAGACAATCTGATGTCATGATCGTAGCCGGGACCGTCACGAAAAAGATGGCACCACTGCTTCGCAGGCTGTATGATCAAATGCCTGAACCAAAGTGGGTGATTGCCATGGGCTCCTGTGCGACAGCGGGAGGTCCGTACGTGCGCTCGTACAGCGTGGTAAAAGGTGTAGACCAGATTGTGCCTGTCGACGTATATATTCCGGGTTGTCCGCCTAACCCTGCCGCTTTGATCTACGGAATCAATAAGCTCCAAGAAAAAATCCGTTACGAAGCGAAGACTGGGAAGCAGGTGACCAATCTATGA